In Candidatus Nezhaarchaeota archaeon, the sequence AGTAGTATGGGAATTCTAAGGTTAATGCCTGCGCCCTACACCCCAATCTGCTTACAAGCTCGTTAAACGTTTCTAACCTCCATACTTCAACTATAACCTTTGGATGGTGCTCTTTTAGTGTTCTTACTAAACCTTCGAGAACCTCTAGTTCGGCTCCCTCAACATCTATCTTAATGAGGTCGACCCTCTTAACTCTAAGGTCCCTTACAACGTCATCGAGTGGCATGGCCTTCACCGTAATTGAGCCCAAACCGAAATCCTTCTTGGCACTGTGGTGAC encodes:
- a CDS encoding FkbM family methyltransferase, translated to LKNIKLNGLKNVIALNIAAWNGECNLKLFIGDVSGHHSAKKDFGLGSITVKAMPLDDVVRDLRVKRVDLIKIDVEGAELEVLEGLVRTLKEHHPKVIVEVWRLETFNELVSRLGCRAQALTLEFPYYYLLEYGNP